In Mycolicibacterium alvei, a single window of DNA contains:
- a CDS encoding nitric oxide reductase activation protein NorD produces MTTGHPEPRHFRFLAGFLAGRPVDVAAAGADEPAYTDGRVVFVSANADRDWQRREVLVQSALLGAGSLDGRYVKRLRARPSLARRYLGLEGHRVLAELGPRIALAASVATSAAAQSSSCEESFQIALGRTKLDAPPDWFGTIKPSKLIRTRGESGSPATDADVRMNVEDTGPSEMDEDDEDDGPGEKSWILKLFEAPIGVQAPAKFLRTLFGSSRSSGSEGAGGELGVGSIRRTSRAGVNARPVPTPIRFIGADRPGAALTVGGALYPEWNVFGDRYRENWCRVIDYPITAAVDVSAVGVTPDQMLRRRLARVGLGPKVLRARADGDDVDNEALIDLFVDLRSGYSPPEHVYTERRKLARNLGVLILVDASGSATDADGEGLAVHEHQRRAAATLAVTLEELGDRVAVYGFRSQGRRAVHLLAVKSFEQRFGAAERSRLGQLQPFGYTRLGAGIRGAGEILKTKAGTPHRLLLVLSDGYPYDDGYEGRYAQADAAKALEELRADGVACLCLSIGAPADPDALDRVFGSASHAGAATLSELSPRMDELFLSALAELAAPKPR; encoded by the coding sequence GTGACTACCGGTCACCCCGAGCCGCGCCATTTCCGGTTCCTGGCCGGTTTCCTCGCCGGGCGGCCCGTCGATGTCGCCGCGGCGGGCGCGGACGAGCCCGCCTACACCGACGGGCGGGTCGTCTTCGTTTCGGCGAACGCCGATCGGGACTGGCAGCGTCGCGAGGTGCTGGTCCAGAGCGCACTCCTCGGAGCGGGAAGCCTCGACGGTCGGTACGTCAAGCGGCTACGGGCGCGGCCCTCACTTGCGCGCCGCTATCTGGGGCTCGAAGGCCATCGGGTCTTGGCCGAGCTCGGCCCGCGGATCGCCCTGGCGGCATCGGTCGCCACCTCCGCGGCGGCACAGTCGTCCAGTTGCGAGGAATCGTTTCAGATCGCTCTGGGCAGAACCAAACTCGACGCACCGCCGGACTGGTTCGGGACGATCAAACCGTCCAAACTGATCCGCACCCGCGGCGAATCGGGTTCCCCGGCGACCGATGCCGATGTCCGGATGAACGTCGAGGACACCGGCCCGTCCGAAATGGACGAGGACGATGAAGACGACGGACCGGGAGAGAAGAGCTGGATCCTCAAACTTTTCGAGGCTCCCATCGGTGTGCAGGCGCCCGCGAAGTTCTTGCGCACGCTCTTCGGCAGCTCCCGCTCCTCCGGAAGCGAGGGCGCCGGCGGCGAGTTGGGCGTCGGCTCGATACGACGGACTTCGCGCGCCGGGGTGAACGCGCGGCCGGTGCCGACCCCGATCCGCTTCATCGGTGCCGACAGGCCTGGTGCGGCACTCACGGTCGGTGGCGCCCTGTATCCGGAATGGAACGTTTTCGGCGACCGGTATCGGGAGAACTGGTGCCGCGTAATCGATTATCCGATCACCGCCGCGGTCGACGTCTCAGCCGTTGGTGTGACGCCTGATCAGATGCTGCGACGCCGACTGGCACGAGTGGGCCTCGGGCCCAAAGTGTTGCGTGCCCGCGCCGACGGTGACGACGTGGACAACGAGGCCCTGATCGACCTGTTCGTCGATCTGCGCTCAGGTTATTCACCGCCCGAGCACGTGTATACCGAACGCCGCAAACTCGCCCGCAATCTCGGTGTGCTCATCCTCGTCGACGCGTCGGGTTCGGCAACCGACGCCGACGGCGAAGGCCTCGCCGTCCATGAGCACCAACGCCGCGCGGCTGCAACGCTTGCTGTGACGCTCGAGGAACTCGGTGATCGGGTGGCTGTCTACGGCTTTCGTTCACAGGGCCGCCGCGCGGTGCACCTGCTCGCCGTCAAGAGCTTCGAGCAACGCTTCGGTGCCGCCGAGCGGTCTCGGCTCGGCCAACTACAACCATTCGGCTACACCAGGCTCGGAGCCGGAATCCGCGGCGCGGGTGAGATCCTCAAAACCAAAGCGGGAACACCACACCGACTGCTGCTCGTACTCTCCGACGGGTACCCGTACGACGACGGCTACGAAGGGCGATATGCCCAGGCCGATGCCGCCAAGGCCCTCGAAGAACTGCGGGCCGACGGCGTGGCCTGCCTGTGCCTGTCCATCGGCGCACCCGCCGACCCTGACGCGCTCGATCGGGTCTTCGGGTCGGCCAGTCACGCCGGGGCCGCTACGTTGTCGGAGCTGAGCCCGCGGATGGATGAGTTGTTCTTGTCCGCACTGGCAGAGTTGGCCGCTCCGAAGCCACGGTGA
- a CDS encoding MarR family winged helix-turn-helix transcriptional regulator — MDLTENTLWWLKQAFYFSLTEVNESVKEHGVTTAQIGVLRQLTNQPGLSGAELARRLLITPQGVQLALTALEKRGLVERKQDPQHGRILQVFLTDEGRAVASAVVADAVTAHDRVFGVLSDEEQEQLKALLRRVIEQGTGHTPHSDHIDP; from the coding sequence ATGGACCTCACCGAGAACACCTTGTGGTGGCTCAAGCAGGCGTTCTACTTCTCGCTCACCGAGGTCAACGAGTCGGTCAAAGAGCACGGGGTCACCACCGCCCAGATCGGCGTCCTGCGCCAGTTGACCAATCAGCCGGGCCTGTCCGGCGCCGAGTTGGCCCGCCGACTGCTGATCACCCCGCAGGGCGTGCAACTAGCACTCACCGCGTTGGAGAAGCGGGGCCTGGTCGAGCGTAAACAGGATCCCCAGCACGGGCGCATTCTGCAGGTCTTCCTCACCGATGAAGGCCGGGCGGTGGCCTCCGCCGTCGTCGCCGATGCCGTCACGGCCCATGACCGGGTGTTCGGCGTACTCAGTGACGAGGAGCAGGAGCAGTTGAAGGCACTCCTCCGCCGGGTGATCGAACAAGGTACGGGCCACACGCCGCACTCCGATCACATCGACCCATGA
- a CDS encoding CbbQ/NirQ/NorQ/GpvN family protein: protein MTVGKVRPITDSDSPPPFYRAAGREVETFRAAARRGAPVLLKGPTGCGKTRFVEAMAHELGRELITVAGHEDMTSADLVGRFLLKGGETVWVDGPLTRAVRDGAICYLDEIVEARQDTTVVIHPLADHRRELPIDRLGTTLSAAPGFQLVISYNPGYQSILKSLKDSTRQRFVAISLDFPAAEIETEIVAWEAGIDSSTAASLVALGNAIRDLDGSALSEVASTRMLILAGGLVAEGLSLRDAVQSAVVEVLSDDPDVIRGLGELVDAVVPPR, encoded by the coding sequence GTGACGGTCGGTAAAGTCCGACCGATCACCGATTCGGATTCACCACCGCCGTTCTACCGTGCCGCGGGTCGGGAGGTCGAGACCTTCCGGGCGGCAGCCCGCCGCGGGGCACCGGTGCTGCTCAAAGGCCCCACCGGGTGCGGAAAGACGCGGTTCGTCGAGGCGATGGCGCACGAACTCGGTCGCGAGCTCATCACCGTCGCCGGCCACGAGGACATGACATCGGCGGATCTGGTGGGGCGCTTCCTGCTCAAGGGCGGCGAAACCGTCTGGGTGGACGGCCCGTTGACCAGGGCCGTGCGCGACGGCGCCATCTGCTACCTCGACGAGATCGTGGAGGCGCGTCAGGACACGACGGTGGTCATCCATCCGCTCGCCGACCACCGGCGTGAGTTGCCCATCGATCGTCTCGGCACCACCTTGTCCGCGGCGCCGGGATTTCAACTGGTGATCTCCTACAACCCTGGTTACCAGAGCATCTTGAAGAGCCTCAAAGACTCGACCCGGCAGCGCTTCGTCGCCATCAGCCTCGATTTCCCGGCCGCCGAGATCGAGACCGAGATCGTGGCCTGGGAGGCGGGAATCGACTCGTCCACTGCTGCTTCGCTGGTAGCCCTCGGAAACGCCATCCGGGACCTGGACGGCTCGGCATTGAGCGAGGTGGCCTCGACCCGCATGCTGATTCTCGCCGGCGGTCTGGTCGCCGAGGGACTCAGCTTGCGCGACGCCGTCCAGTCCGCCGTTGTGGAGGTGCTGTCCGACGATCCCGACGTGATCCGGGGTCTCGGAGAACTCGTCGACGCCGTCGTACCACCACGGTGA
- a CDS encoding amidohydrolase family protein — protein sequence MTTTTSPRIPAAERIAVRCVDSDVHPVPRRGDLGQYIPEPWRSRYFNTHDVGDLIYYDAPDYAHAYAMRTDSFPSDGEFAGSDPDLAFRQLIMEAGADIAVLEPAAYSAHIPEANHVMNCALNDWQANHWLDSHNNWHERWRGSICLAVEAPELGAQEIERWAGHPYMAQILIKAEPRPSWGDPKYDPIWAAATKHDITVSCHLSRGEYDELPLPPVGLPSYNHDFMVTYSLLAANQVMSLIFDGVFDRFPTLRVVFVEHAFTWILPLMWRMDAIYAARKGWMDIKRKPSEYVKDHIKFTTQPLDYPEDKTELSRAFEWMECDKILLFSSDYPHWTFDDPRWLVKHLPEHARENIMFRNGIQTYKLPDTVPVLEGQVRVF from the coding sequence ATGACCACCACCACCTCGCCCAGGATTCCTGCGGCGGAGCGCATCGCGGTGCGGTGCGTCGATTCCGACGTGCATCCCGTGCCTCGCCGGGGCGATCTCGGCCAGTACATCCCCGAGCCGTGGCGGTCCAGATACTTCAACACCCACGATGTCGGCGATCTGATCTACTACGACGCCCCCGACTACGCGCACGCCTACGCAATGCGCACCGATTCCTTCCCGTCCGACGGCGAATTTGCCGGCAGCGACCCCGATCTCGCGTTCCGTCAGCTGATCATGGAGGCCGGCGCGGACATCGCGGTGCTGGAACCAGCGGCATATTCGGCCCACATTCCCGAGGCCAACCATGTGATGAACTGCGCGCTGAACGATTGGCAGGCCAATCACTGGCTCGACAGTCACAACAACTGGCACGAGCGCTGGCGCGGATCCATCTGCCTGGCGGTCGAAGCGCCGGAGTTGGGGGCGCAGGAGATCGAGCGGTGGGCCGGTCATCCCTACATGGCGCAGATCCTGATCAAGGCCGAGCCGCGCCCGTCCTGGGGTGACCCGAAGTATGACCCGATCTGGGCTGCGGCGACCAAGCACGACATCACCGTGAGCTGCCACCTGTCCCGCGGCGAGTACGACGAACTCCCGCTCCCGCCGGTCGGATTACCCAGCTACAACCACGACTTCATGGTCACGTACTCGCTGCTGGCGGCCAATCAGGTGATGAGCCTGATCTTCGACGGGGTTTTCGACCGGTTCCCGACGCTGCGGGTGGTGTTCGTCGAACATGCGTTCACCTGGATCCTGCCGCTGATGTGGCGGATGGATGCCATCTACGCGGCACGCAAGGGTTGGATGGATATCAAGCGCAAGCCATCCGAGTACGTCAAGGACCACATCAAGTTCACCACCCAGCCGCTGGACTACCCCGAGGACAAGACCGAGCTGTCGCGGGCCTTCGAGTGGATGGAATGTGACAAGATCCTGCTGTTCTCCAGCGACTACCCGCACTGGACGTTCGATGACCCCCGCTGGCTGGTCAAACACCTCCCCGAGCATGCGCGGGAGAACATCATGTTCCGCAACGGGATTCAGACCTACAAGCTGCCCGACACCGTTCCGGTGCTCGAAGGTCAGGTTCGGGTCTTCTGA
- a CDS encoding aldehyde dehydrogenase, which yields MDQHLGEYLGIEADWSLDGDRAETVEVISPHTEQPIARVAAAGPAEVDAAVAAARAAIDQGPWPRLDPAERIAAVRRLAEIYAGRRGEMAQLISAEMGAPITFAHRAQVGLPTMMMSAFCDLAETYAWHETRAGFFGSDVRIQKQPVGVVAAVVPWNMPQFLIVTKLVPALLAGCAVVLKPAPESPLDALLLSDMLKEIGLPDGVVSVVQGDAGVGAHLVGHASVDKVSFTGSSAAGRAVAAAAAANLTKVSLELGGKSAAIILDDADPETVAAGVRSASLSNSGQICNALTRIVVPASREHEFVDALAARMTALVVGDPADPATELGPLVSRRQQQRVRDYIELGQREGARLACGGTELPDGVDAGWYVRPTLFAGADNSMRVAREEIFGPVLTVIGYRDEDEAVAIANDSDYGLAGSVWTADPERGIGIAERVQTGTFGVNQGYTMDPFAPFGGIKDSGYGRELGREGLDGYLETKSIAVAASR from the coding sequence ATGGATCAGCATCTTGGGGAGTACCTCGGAATCGAGGCCGACTGGTCGCTTGACGGCGACCGTGCCGAAACCGTGGAGGTGATCTCTCCGCACACCGAGCAACCCATCGCTCGTGTGGCGGCGGCCGGGCCGGCCGAGGTGGACGCTGCCGTCGCGGCCGCTCGCGCCGCCATCGACCAGGGGCCGTGGCCACGGCTCGACCCGGCGGAACGCATCGCGGCGGTGCGACGCCTCGCCGAGATCTACGCCGGGCGACGCGGTGAGATGGCCCAACTCATCTCGGCCGAGATGGGTGCGCCGATCACTTTCGCCCACCGCGCGCAGGTCGGGCTTCCGACGATGATGATGTCCGCGTTCTGCGACCTCGCCGAGACCTACGCGTGGCACGAGACCCGCGCCGGTTTCTTCGGATCGGACGTACGTATCCAGAAACAACCGGTGGGCGTCGTCGCAGCCGTCGTGCCGTGGAACATGCCGCAGTTCCTGATCGTCACCAAGCTGGTGCCCGCGTTGCTGGCCGGTTGCGCGGTGGTGCTCAAGCCCGCACCTGAATCCCCGCTGGACGCACTGCTTTTAAGCGACATGCTCAAGGAGATCGGTCTGCCCGACGGCGTCGTCTCCGTCGTTCAGGGGGATGCCGGCGTCGGTGCCCACTTGGTGGGCCACGCGAGTGTCGACAAGGTCTCGTTCACCGGCTCGAGTGCCGCAGGCAGGGCCGTCGCAGCAGCGGCCGCGGCCAACCTGACCAAGGTGAGCCTCGAGCTCGGCGGCAAGTCGGCGGCCATCATTCTCGATGACGCCGACCCGGAAACCGTTGCGGCCGGAGTGCGGTCGGCCAGCCTGTCCAACAGCGGCCAGATCTGCAATGCACTGACCCGCATCGTCGTCCCGGCTTCGCGGGAGCACGAGTTCGTCGACGCCCTGGCCGCCCGGATGACCGCACTCGTCGTAGGCGATCCCGCCGACCCCGCCACCGAACTGGGACCACTCGTGTCCCGACGGCAGCAGCAGCGCGTACGCGACTACATCGAGCTCGGGCAGCGCGAGGGCGCCCGGCTGGCCTGTGGCGGCACCGAGTTGCCCGACGGCGTGGACGCCGGCTGGTATGTCCGGCCCACCCTGTTCGCCGGCGCTGACAACTCGATGCGTGTTGCCCGCGAGGAGATCTTCGGTCCCGTCCTCACCGTGATCGGGTACCGGGACGAGGACGAGGCGGTCGCGATTGCCAACGACTCCGACTACGGCCTGGCCGGCTCGGTGTGGACGGCCGATCCCGAGCGGGGAATCGGGATCGCCGAGCGTGTACAAACCGGCACTTTCGGGGTAAACCAGGGGTACACGATGGATCCGTTCGCACCGTTCGGCGGTATCAAGGACAGCGGCTACGGCCGGGAACTCGGCCGTGAAGGGCTCGACGGGTATCTCGAGACCAAGTCCATCGCCGTCGCGGCCAGCCGGTGA
- a CDS encoding spirocyclase AveC family protein: MSDLSKNPVVTESVSGIADLGKSGPSSSNAFKIWATVGGLVLALTVYLFIRWVTGPYFEPVSGGPSEPPLYMKIPLIANAVVLWVGAPVALWFFIIRPWVRERRITLDGMLLVSMGLMMFQDPMLNYYSTWCTYNAWLWNRGSWAPHIPGWVAHEEPGHTVPEPLLTNIPGYAYGVLLLTIVGCVLMRKIKNRWPGISNLRLVLVTYAIAIVFDFVMEALIMLPIGFYSYPGAIQALSFNAGTYYQWPIYEGFMWGGVMTALCCLRFFTDDRGRTVVERGIDGLRGGFVKQQFVRFLAIFGAVSACFFLFYNVPATWLGMHADPWPEDVQERSYFNPGICGEGTDRPCPNPDLPLPTKHSGFVNHEGELVLPDGVSIPPVVPILQGERR; this comes from the coding sequence ATGAGTGATCTGTCCAAGAATCCCGTCGTCACCGAATCGGTCAGCGGGATCGCTGACCTCGGAAAGTCGGGTCCGTCGTCATCGAATGCGTTCAAGATCTGGGCGACCGTCGGCGGCTTGGTTCTCGCGCTGACGGTGTATCTGTTCATCCGCTGGGTCACCGGGCCCTATTTCGAGCCGGTGTCGGGTGGCCCGAGCGAGCCCCCCCTCTATATGAAGATCCCGTTGATCGCCAACGCTGTCGTGCTCTGGGTCGGCGCGCCAGTCGCCCTGTGGTTCTTCATCATTCGACCCTGGGTGCGGGAGAGGCGCATCACCCTCGACGGCATGCTGCTGGTGTCGATGGGCCTGATGATGTTCCAGGATCCGATGCTCAACTACTACAGCACCTGGTGTACGTACAACGCATGGCTGTGGAACCGGGGCTCCTGGGCGCCGCACATTCCGGGCTGGGTGGCGCACGAGGAACCGGGTCACACGGTGCCAGAGCCACTGCTGACCAACATTCCCGGCTACGCGTACGGCGTCTTGCTGCTCACCATCGTCGGATGCGTGCTCATGCGCAAGATCAAGAACCGGTGGCCCGGCATCAGTAACCTGCGACTGGTCCTGGTCACCTATGCGATCGCCATCGTCTTCGACTTCGTCATGGAAGCCCTGATCATGCTGCCGATCGGGTTCTACTCGTATCCCGGCGCCATTCAAGCTTTGTCCTTCAACGCCGGCACGTACTACCAGTGGCCGATCTACGAGGGCTTCATGTGGGGCGGTGTCATGACGGCGCTGTGTTGTCTGCGGTTTTTCACCGATGATCGCGGGCGCACCGTGGTCGAACGCGGAATCGACGGGCTCCGAGGCGGTTTCGTCAAACAGCAGTTCGTCCGGTTCCTGGCGATCTTCGGGGCTGTTAGCGCATGCTTCTTCCTCTTCTACAACGTTCCCGCGACCTGGCTCGGCATGCACGCTGATCCGTGGCCCGAGGATGTGCAGGAGCGCTCCTACTTCAACCCCGGCATCTGCGGCGAGGGCACCGACCGACCGTGCCCGAATCCTGATCTGCCGCTACCGACCAAGCACTCGGGATTTGTCAATCACGAAGGCGAACTGGTGCTGCCGGATGGGGTCAGTATCCCGCCTGTCGTGCCGATCCTTCAGGGCGAACGGCGGTGA
- a CDS encoding TetR/AcrR family transcriptional regulator has protein sequence MAERWTRERRLEHTRSVLLDAAEEVFAEKGFAPATLDDIARAAGYTKGAIYKHFATKEDLFLAVSDRYWRRYFDNFAEVMSSATQIGAAELDEIAKRWRQLSRDRGAEHAALGHEFTLYLRRNPDARERVSAKRAEVVEALGKFIATGMERWGATLSIPPKTFAQVLIATSDAVVLGSELDDVDLYRPIVDMYISAIKLP, from the coding sequence ATGGCGGAGCGCTGGACCCGGGAACGCAGACTTGAGCACACACGCTCGGTGCTGCTCGATGCCGCCGAGGAGGTGTTCGCCGAGAAAGGTTTTGCACCAGCCACACTCGACGACATCGCGCGAGCCGCCGGTTACACGAAGGGCGCCATCTACAAGCACTTCGCGACCAAAGAAGACCTGTTCCTGGCCGTGAGTGACCGCTACTGGCGGCGCTACTTCGACAACTTCGCCGAGGTGATGTCCTCTGCGACACAGATCGGGGCGGCCGAACTCGACGAGATCGCCAAGCGGTGGCGTCAGCTGAGCCGTGACCGCGGAGCGGAACACGCGGCACTCGGCCACGAATTCACCCTCTACCTGCGCCGCAACCCCGATGCGCGGGAACGGGTGTCAGCCAAGCGGGCCGAGGTCGTCGAGGCGCTGGGCAAGTTCATCGCCACCGGCATGGAACGCTGGGGCGCGACGCTGAGTATTCCGCCGAAGACCTTCGCCCAGGTCCTCATCGCAACCAGCGATGCCGTGGTCCTTGGCAGCGAACTCGATGACGTCGACCTCTACCGGCCGATCGTCGACATGTACATTTCCGCCATCAAGCTGCCCTGA
- a CDS encoding aromatic ring-hydroxylating oxygenase subunit alpha — MARFPKPAEGSWTQHYPELGTGPVSYEDSISPEIYELERKAIFKRAWLNVGRVEQLSRKGSYFTREMKAANTSIIVVRTKSGEVKAFHNVCRHRGNKLVWDDMPLEETSGVCRQFTCKYHAWRYDLDGELSFVQQEAEFFDLDKSRYGLVPVHCELWEGFIFVNFASNAEAPEQSLREFLGPMITDLEGYPFDKMTSRFTYRSEVKANWKLYMDAFQEFYHAPILHANQSPTAYSKAAAESGFEAPHYRIEGPHRLVSTSGVRAWEMADEMRKPIEDICQSGLFGPWDKPDLGEMPAGLNPAKCDPWGLDSFQLFPNFVVLFWGQGWYLTYHYWPTSFNTHTFECTLYFPQPRTPRERLAQELAAVSFKEYGLQDANTLEATQSSIETRVVDEFLLCDQEILLRHLHKETAAWIDDYQSKTAGV; from the coding sequence ATGGCTCGGTTTCCCAAGCCGGCTGAAGGCAGCTGGACTCAGCACTACCCAGAGCTCGGCACCGGCCCGGTGTCGTATGAAGACTCGATCAGCCCGGAGATCTACGAACTGGAGCGCAAGGCGATCTTCAAACGCGCCTGGTTGAATGTCGGTCGGGTCGAACAGCTTTCACGAAAAGGCAGCTATTTCACCCGGGAGATGAAGGCCGCCAACACTTCGATCATCGTGGTGCGCACCAAGTCCGGCGAGGTCAAGGCCTTCCACAACGTCTGCCGTCACCGGGGCAACAAGCTGGTGTGGGACGACATGCCCCTGGAGGAGACCAGCGGGGTGTGCCGGCAGTTCACCTGCAAGTACCACGCCTGGCGTTACGACCTCGACGGTGAGCTCAGCTTCGTCCAGCAGGAGGCTGAGTTCTTCGACCTGGACAAGAGCCGCTACGGCCTGGTTCCCGTCCACTGCGAACTGTGGGAAGGGTTCATCTTCGTCAACTTTGCCAGCAATGCTGAAGCACCCGAGCAGTCTCTGCGCGAATTCCTGGGCCCCATGATCACCGATCTGGAGGGCTACCCATTCGACAAGATGACCTCGCGGTTCACCTATCGCTCTGAGGTGAAGGCGAATTGGAAGCTCTACATGGATGCCTTCCAGGAGTTCTACCACGCGCCCATCTTGCACGCGAACCAATCCCCCACCGCCTACTCGAAGGCTGCCGCCGAATCGGGCTTCGAAGCACCGCACTACCGGATCGAAGGTCCACACCGCCTGGTCAGCACCTCGGGGGTGCGCGCCTGGGAAATGGCCGACGAGATGCGTAAGCCCATCGAAGACATCTGTCAGAGCGGGCTTTTCGGCCCATGGGACAAACCGGACCTCGGCGAGATGCCGGCCGGCCTCAACCCCGCCAAATGCGATCCGTGGGGGTTGGACTCCTTCCAGTTGTTCCCCAACTTCGTCGTGTTGTTCTGGGGCCAGGGCTGGTATCTGACCTACCACTACTGGCCGACCTCCTTCAACACGCACACCTTCGAATGCACGCTGTACTTTCCGCAGCCGCGAACACCGCGGGAGCGGTTGGCCCAGGAGTTGGCTGCGGTCTCGTTCAAGGAGTACGGCCTGCAGGACGCCAACACCCTGGAGGCGACCCAGAGCTCGATCGAGACCCGCGTGGTCGACGAGTTCCTGCTCTGCGATCAGGAGATCCTGCTTCGGCACCTGCACAAGGAGACCGCGGCATGGATCGACGACTACCAGAGCAAGACCGCGGGGGTGTGA
- a CDS encoding MarR family winged helix-turn-helix transcriptional regulator encodes MTTPDSEPLGYLLHRVAATLRPEAAAVLAPLGLGLAEFVCLRIISLNPGLTSAELARSTNVSAQATNQLLHRLEAAGAVRRPDTAAAGKALPAELTAAGRALLTRAEEAVHIADQRILDRLTPTEQRQLKALLRKAGLDDNACC; translated from the coding sequence ACCGGGTGGCGGCAACGCTGCGGCCAGAGGCGGCCGCGGTTCTCGCTCCGCTCGGACTCGGACTGGCGGAATTCGTCTGTCTGCGGATCATCTCGCTGAACCCCGGGCTCACCAGCGCCGAACTCGCCCGCTCCACCAACGTGAGCGCGCAGGCCACCAACCAGCTGCTGCACCGCCTGGAAGCCGCCGGAGCCGTGCGCCGCCCCGATACCGCGGCAGCGGGAAAAGCACTGCCCGCCGAACTCACTGCGGCAGGTCGAGCGTTGCTCACCCGCGCCGAGGAGGCCGTCCACATCGCCGATCAGCGGATACTGGACCGCCTGACACCCACCGAACAACGCCAACTCAAAGCGTTGTTACGCAAAGCCGGACTGGACGACAACGCGTGCTGTTGA
- a CDS encoding metal-dependent hydrolase family protein: protein MTQADTAAEVPKTVLRAARWVDVTGGQVRSPAVVVVEGNRITAVNPEGPLPDSATVIDLGDATLLPGLMDMELNLLIGGPGNPGGLPTPMHGVQDDPAYRTLRGAVNARTTLDAGFTTVRNLGLMVKTGGYLLDVALQRAIDQGWHQGPRIYPAGHAVTPYGGHLDPTVFQRLAPGIMPLSVAEGIANGVPDVIACVRYQIRHGAKLIKVSASGGVMSHSTAPGAQQYSDAEFAAIADEAHRAGVKVAAHAVGDTAIQACIRAGIDCIEHGFLASDETIQMMVDHGTFLVSTTYLTDAMAIDRIAPELRKKALEVFPRAKAMLPKAIAAGVRIACGTDAPAVPHGENARELCALVDRGMTPMQALQAATVVAAQLVDAADDLGQLAPGYLADVIAVAGDPGVDIATTLDVRFVMKDGVIYKKAVR from the coding sequence GTGACCCAGGCTGACACCGCGGCCGAAGTCCCGAAGACAGTCCTTCGCGCCGCCCGTTGGGTAGACGTGACCGGCGGTCAGGTCCGGTCCCCGGCGGTTGTGGTCGTCGAGGGCAACCGGATCACCGCGGTCAACCCCGAAGGGCCGTTGCCGGATTCGGCCACCGTCATCGACCTGGGCGATGCCACCCTGTTGCCCGGGCTGATGGACATGGAGCTCAACCTGCTGATCGGCGGTCCGGGTAATCCCGGCGGCCTACCAACCCCGATGCACGGCGTGCAGGACGACCCTGCGTACCGCACGCTGCGCGGCGCGGTCAACGCCCGCACCACACTGGACGCCGGGTTCACCACCGTCCGCAACCTGGGCCTGATGGTCAAGACCGGTGGTTACCTGCTCGACGTCGCGCTACAGCGGGCGATCGACCAGGGCTGGCATCAAGGGCCACGCATCTATCCGGCCGGCCACGCCGTCACCCCCTACGGCGGCCACCTCGATCCCACGGTGTTCCAGCGGTTGGCACCCGGCATCATGCCGCTGTCGGTCGCCGAGGGCATCGCGAACGGGGTACCCGACGTCATCGCGTGCGTGCGCTACCAGATCCGCCACGGAGCCAAGCTGATCAAGGTGTCGGCCTCCGGTGGCGTGATGTCACACAGCACCGCACCGGGCGCCCAGCAGTACTCCGATGCCGAATTCGCCGCGATCGCCGACGAGGCGCACCGCGCGGGCGTCAAGGTCGCCGCGCATGCCGTCGGTGACACCGCGATCCAGGCCTGCATCCGCGCCGGCATCGATTGTATCGAGCACGGGTTCCTGGCCAGCGACGAGACGATCCAAATGATGGTCGACCACGGCACATTCCTGGTGTCCACCACATATCTGACCGATGCGATGGCGATCGACCGCATCGCACCCGAACTGCGCAAGAAGGCACTCGAAGTCTTCCCGCGAGCAAAAGCCATGCTACCCAAGGCCATTGCCGCCGGAGTGCGCATCGCCTGCGGCACCGACGCCCCAGCTGTCCCGCACGGCGAGAACGCCAGGGAACTGTGCGCGCTCGTCGACCGAGGCATGACCCCGATGCAGGCTCTGCAGGCCGCGACGGTGGTGGCCGCGCAGCTGGTTGACGCCGCCGACGACCTCGGGCAGCTGGCCCCGGGGTACCTGGCCGACGTCATCGCCGTTGCGGGCGATCCCGGCGTGGACATCGCAACGACACTCGATGTCCGGTTCGTGATGAAGGACGGAGTCATCTACAAGAAAGCGGTGCGCTAG